The sequence CTAAAGCCTATAAGCTCGAACTGAAAGAGAAGCAAGGCAAGTAGAATTGAAAGCGTCGGTGATACCGGCGCTTTTGTTTTGCCGACGCCGGAGTCATTAATTTGAGCATCAGACTGTCAATTTGGCATAAGTTGCTTTTGATTGTGTTGATTCCGCTTGGCTTCGAAGTTGCATTCGTGGCGGTGCTTGCCAATCAGTTGCAGTCGGCTCAGCAAGCCAGTGAACAGTATGAACGCTCGAAAGAGGTGCTGCTGACCTTCAACAGGGCAGAAAGTATAGTCGTGCACACAATGTCTAAACTTGTCGTGAGCGGCAGCGCTGATGCGGGGCAATTCGAGGGTGTTGATGACGCTATAGTCCAGGTGAGTATTGCGGCCGACCGCATGCAGCAATTGGTAGCCAAGTCACCTGAACTGAAAGAAGTTATGGCTCCGGTGCCGGAACTTTTTGGGTCGGCTATCCGCGGAGTTCGGCAGGCAAAGCTAGACTTTGCCAGTGGAATGCCTTCCAATGAGCAGATCCTCAGAATGCGCAAAGCAGGACTGCCGATGATGCTCGATTTCGACCAGCTTTCCAAAAATCTGATTGAAGTTGAGAAGCAGTTGAACAAAGTTGGACCGGCGGAGATTGAAAGAAAGAGAAATTCCGTCCTTATCTGGATGGTTCTCGGCACGCTTATTAGTATTGCAATTTCTCTTGGTGCTGCCTGGTTTTTCGTCAACGATATTTTGAAGAGGCTTCGTATCGTTGAAGAAAATGCTCGGCGTCTGGCAATTCGTTCACCGTTGCAAACGGTGCCGATGGGAGACGATGAGCTGGCGCGTCTTGATGAGAGTTTGCAGAGAGCAGGCGTGGTTCTTGATGATGCCAGGCGCAAGGAGCTGGCAATTCTGGATGTTGCCACCGACGTTATTTGTTCTGCCGATCGGCGCTTTCGAATCACCGCGGTTGGTGCTGCGTCGCTTCAAGCCTGGGGCTATCCCGCTGATGACTTGCTCGGATGCTCGATTTTATCTCTGCAGACAAAAGAGACTGAAGGGGCTTTTCGAGAGACTCTGGATAACATTGCCACTTCCTTGCAGAGTGCGGAATTTGAATCGCAGGTTGTTTGCAGCAACCAGGCTCTCAAGGATTTTTCCTGGAAGATAAATTGGTCGAACGAGATGCAATCGTTTTATTGCGTCGCGCATGATATCAGCGAGCGCCGCGCGGCCGATCGCATGAAGCAGCGCTTTATCGCTATTGTCAGTCACGATCTTGGTACGCCTTTATCTTCGATTTCGGCGACCTTATCAGTGATGCTTGCCGGGGCGGGGGCGCTTTCTGATGCAGCCAAGAATGTACTGAAGAAAGCAGAATCCAGCCTTGAACGACTGATGGATTTGATTCGAGACCTGTTGGATCTGGAAAAGCTGGAAGCTGGAAAAGTTGTGCTGGATAAGGGAGCTGTTAGCGCCCTCGACGTATGTACCGCTGCATGTGAATCAGTAGAATTTCTGGCGCGTTCGCTGGGAGTCAAGAT is a genomic window of Candidatus Melainabacteria bacterium containing:
- a CDS encoding HAMP domain-containing protein, whose amino-acid sequence is MSIRLSIWHKLLLIVLIPLGFEVAFVAVLANQLQSAQQASEQYERSKEVLLTFNRAESIVVHTMSKLVVSGSADAGQFEGVDDAIVQVSIAADRMQQLVAKSPELKEVMAPVPELFGSAIRGVRQAKLDFASGMPSNEQILRMRKAGLPMMLDFDQLSKNLIEVEKQLNKVGPAEIERKRNSVLIWMVLGTLISIAISLGAAWFFVNDILKRLRIVEENARRLAIRSPLQTVPMGDDELARLDESLQRAGVVLDDARRKELAILDVATDVICSADRRFRITAVGAASLQAWGYPADDLLGCSILSLQTKETEGAFRETLDNIATSLQSAEFESQVVCSNQALKDFSWKINWSNEMQSFYCVAHDISERRAADRMKQRFIAIVSHDLGTPLSSISATLSVMLAGAGALSDAAKNVLKKAESSLERLMDLIRDLLDLEKLEAGKVVLDKGAVSALDVCTAACESVEFLARSLGVKIVKPNNDSLILGDERRLIRVLINLISNAIKFSPRGSAVTVTIKNLGAQTQIEVIDQGPGIPEEDRDLIFEKFRQSKSQSSVKGTGLGLAIAKLIVEGHNGVIGVNSVLQQGSTFYIRIPNFDEGE